A portion of the Sabethes cyaneus chromosome 3, idSabCyanKW18_F2, whole genome shotgun sequence genome contains these proteins:
- the LOC128744009 gene encoding nucleoprotein TPR isoform X2: MEVDENPEVAAPPAEILAIDQAVEATPEKTVDPGGVLRSVLSDEELGAIQTETVKKIETHYEQKLEEFLTAKALCETAKSNVEQLKTDYETKIEELTLKYQDESSKFQFSQQSVKELRLELEDAKQELTQANEKVKQNDASTARFRRERNEAVNERDTLLNAVERKTLEVERLQADVIGLEKKLKAANVTKCEALAKLEEIQSKEFSLDFKEKRMDKELSMRDIQIQKLSEDLNRALQDLQNVRREQNFKALTTEAKLAEKTEELKIATAQIAHLNEQNQELSEKAEDLTTKLLQQNEETRKMMDHYRKELQSQTKLCELYQEDCEDKKKQTEELGTAVSELKKLLNEASDAYGKLETQQKAQGLKHEKELESKEQSIQQLKDELKHANELLKLAQEESLEHAVEKLAPSAAATSRLIKSGMTLTELYTLYVKTAEDLQVEKKENSKLQLQIKNIVQELEERAPELTRQQNEYQNLKDANEEMSLQLNKLIEENAEVRSELGSVQDKVRYLDSENKKFKLERGDLSRQICNLLREIEQMRGGYASEADQSISSDMSANEVITKKLVTFNDIQELQENNVKLLLVVRDFSAKLEELEIAQNAMSQATFEAKIASYNKRLQEMQETQEYQTQMMQQCIQQRDRYKKMYHDAMRSYNAVGGTGGKGNLGASLNGSLSGDTGDAAMDEELPSASTVSAVSSEAVAEKEKKISELESKVKQTQQMMTALKEEYDNYRKEKLTNDKMMNEQFDSMRTELRELSSKNIKLAATVEYNNEQIKIQQKNAATYKKQISTLEERNKNYETTISKQEATILFLKDEAISAESKLARAEVQVENLKQECRILKDAESRLQTEREILNRERQNQNLLLNNIEMIKVTMERSEAEGRIRLETRLDETARECSALRRRLQEEQDRFRELTAHLERQMQTAKQRMEEEIAIAETVQAELKNARDELEIKSRKIDDLSRKLQETLSPNDEDNPVTQAHKKIRELEQKLNETDIEIESLRKELATAKEHVKQYCNMSESSEKELKDLSELYNSYKTKTEGELDTLKKSETDLKAQVEELRTEISLKKTGEQLTSSTDSESVLHKAQLELKDALEKISENNRDLRDLREKNNSLMEQLQLAEQKYANEMVQHSSDIQQLANLKEEFQKTKLQFDELKQARDQAVERVKTNEECWHNREEIMKKEIDQLEERLADLNSQNAALHDQIQSLSTKLSITAAQALEQSNEKAEKIEESMNDSATINEDNSLMNRSISDEEKRSVDQLLQIIKYLRKEKDIAVAQFDILRSENVRVRSELMMFQKKLEESQAELNIEREKSETGVVATAKHEEILRKLETLNAITDSNRSLREERDSLNKKIKDLSERLLKAEDELFPLQEKVRELSVKIESATSENSTLRLEATRWRQRANLLIERSNKTSPEDWKRLQTERENLAKMLTNEKELLKKSNEELNSIRIEKGKLETEVTNLTKQLGGSSDQNKKYADELDVLRQAGAKMTVEIGEVKSTLSKRDEDLKKLTEELANKEEQLTDAKNKEQQIRKIAKRYKDSYLKLENEVKEKKNENEKTATEGGAAETAGEGGSNESDNVTENNVSELKSQITSSQEEIENLRKENDTLKGKLEKAERNQDILKDVKHRILSLTEAKNNVTRELSNAKAQIQSLEHVREENELLKSQYEGRISRITKENADQDKEKADAITRLTRENEQLTIRLNQLTRQLGLQQVSKPSTSASGSSEKASTESPRTANVKPIPGPSSAQQSATVTPRRGSETPLASIRPMSVQASSRTAAVLPTSQTSNNVAIVQGSSSSSSSNTGTSVTALVPPQQQVHTTGSNNNSNESMSSSPTSSHTDYMPATSSANVAVAAVPPMGTASTSSSTAESSSQQENESLPAQQPNEPGPSQMHVSAGQQLSSQAVALVSPHIEGSPAQTGSTSAQVAQSSPQLQQSVQEQQNPAPSTSGSSSNTQQLALSSHHQASTSSNTVTTSQVTAGHKRPRDVEGDSSTDTVEQLSEKSAPVNKRTRMQGGETFQGVSESGLDVEYQVPTSSQRDQEDDIIVVDSEEDEEGMADDGTADEGTAEADDGPFEGYEGEEAYEQDEPEIAGNYDEGEGPDIDEDNVQSANNEVDVDDDNEVPNQSGTSSTTSSAQVAPDVETSSTSVGQSSNAGPSTSSDGQPSESSSQPNSNEVQQIQSITSGSGEPSGPSTSSASSTAATVAASTSASTTSSSTSASSATAAAASSATSQTMAASPSQSRRQVNPLARQQQQQLMLMQQNYDESADDRIVPSTPTLYVPRRTDGT; this comes from the exons ATGGAAGTAGATGAAAATCCGGAAGTGGCGGCTCCTCCGGCCGAAATTTTAGCGATAGatcaagcagttgaagcaaCGCCCGAGAAAACGGTGGATCCGGGAGGCGTTTTGCGATCGGTTCTGTCTGACGAAGAGTTGGGTGCGATACAGACCGAGACGGTGAAAAAAATCGAAACTCATTACGAGCAAAAGCTGGAGGAGTTCCTAACGGCAAAAGCCCTCTGTGAGACAGCTAAATCCAATGTCG AACAATTAAAAACTGACTATGAAACGAAGATTGAAGAGTTGACTTTGAAGTATCAGGACGAGTCTTCTAAGTTTCAATTTTCACAGCAAAGTGTTAAAGAACTCCGGTTGGAATTGGAAGATGCAAAACAGGAATTAACACAGGCGAATGAGAAAGTTAAGCAAAATGATGCCAGTACGGCGCGTTTCAGAAGAGAGCGCAACGAAGCTGTTAACGAACGAGATACGCTGCTAAATGCTGTGGAACGTAAAACGCTGGAAGTGGAAAGGCTGCAAGCGGACGTTATTGGGTTGGAAAAAAAGCTGAAGGCAGCGAATGTGACAAAGTGCGAAGCTCTCGCAAAGCTGGAAGAAATTCAGAGCAAGGAATTCTCTTTAGACTTCAAGGAAAAGCGTATGGATAAAGAATTGTCTATGCGAGACATCCAAATCCAGAAGTTGTCCGAGGATTTGAATCGAGCTTTGCAAGATTTGCAAAACGTCCGTCGTGAGCAGAATTTCAAGGCGTTGACCACGGAAGCCAAACTGGCAGAGAAGACTGAAGAGCTGAAGATTGCAACCGCGCAAATTGCTCATCTGAATGAGCAAAATCAAGAGCTGAGTGAGAAGGCGGAAGATCTCACTACGAAATTGCTTCAGCAGAACGAAGAAACACGGAAAATGATGGACCATTATCGGAAAGAGCTGCAGTCGCAAACTAAACTGTGCGAGTTGTACCAGGAAGATTGCGAAGATAAGAAAAAGCAAACCGAAGAGCTGGGAACAGCTGTGTCTGAATTGAAGAAATTGCTGAATGAAGCCAGTGATGCTTACGGAAAGTTGGAAACGCAGCAAAAAGCTCAGGGGCTCAAACACGAAAAAGAGCTGGAGTCCAAAGAGCAATCCATTCAGCAACTGAAGGATGAATTGAAACACGCAAATGAACTTCTAAAGCTAGCACAGGAAGAAAGCTTAGAGCATGCAGTGGAGAAGTTGGCGCCATCGGCGGCTGCTACCAGTCGATTGATCAAGTCCGGAATGACCCTTACTGAGTTGTACACGCTGTACGTCAAAACGGCCGAAGATTTACAG gttgagaaaaaggaaaacagcaAACTGCagttgcaaattaaaaatattgtgCAGGAACTCGAAGAACGTGCCCCTGAACTAACGCGTCAACAAAATGAGTACCAGAATCTGAAGGATGCCAACGAAGAGATGAGCCTACAGCTCAACAAACTGATTGAAGAAAACGCGGAGGTTCGATCCGAGCTGGGATCTGTGCAAGATAAAGTCCGTTACTTGGATAGTGAGaacaaaaaattcaaactggAGCGCGGTGATTTGAGTCGTCAAATTTGCAATCTTTTGCGagaaatagagcagatgcgtgGAGGCTACGCATCAGAGGCTGATCAATCCATCTCGTCGGACATGAGTGCAAATGAGGTAATCACAAAGAAGTTGGTAACATTTAACGATATTCAGGAGTTACAGGAAAACAACGTTAAATTGTTGCTTGTGGTGCGCGATTTTAGTGCGAAACTTGAAGAGTTAGAAATTGCACAGAATGCTATGAGCCAGGCAACGTTCGAGGCTAAAATCGCATCCTACAACAAACGATTGCAAGAAATGCAGGAAACGCAAGAGTATCAAACGCAAATGATGCAACAGTGCATACAACAGAGAGACCGATACAAGAAAATGTATCACGATGCGATGCGCAGCTACAATGCCGTAGGAGGTACGGGCGGAAAGGGCAATCTCGGTGCTAGTTTGAACGGATCGCTTTCTGGAGATACAGGAGACGCAGCTATGGATGAAGAATTGCCAAGTGCTTCCACGGTTAGCGCGGTTTCCAGTGAAGCGGTggcagagaaagaaaagaagatTTCTGAACTGGAGAGTAAAGTGAAACAAACTCAGCAGATGATGACGGCACTAAAGGAGGAATATGATAACTATCGCAAAGAAAAGCTCACTAACGACAAGATGATGAATGAACAGTTTGATTCGATGCGCACAGAGCTTCGAGAGTTGTCCTCAAAGAACATAAAATTGGCTGCTACCGTCGAATACAACAATGAACAAATCAAGATTCAGCAGAAGAACGCTGCCACCTATAAGAAACAGATATCGACTTTGGAGGAACGAAACAAAAACTATGAGACAACAATTTCTAAGCAGGAAGCTACTATCTTGTTCCTTAAAGACGAAGCAATAAGTGCGGAATCTAAACTCGCCCGAGCTGAGGTCCAAGTTGAAAACTTGAAGCAAGAATGTCGCATACTAAAGGACGCCGAATCACGTCTTCAGACTGAGCGGGAAATTCTCAACCGGGAACGGCAGAATCAAAATTTACTGTTAAACAACATTGAAATGATTAAAGTAACCATGGAACGCTCGGAAGCGGAAGGTCGCATCCGTCTTGAAACGCGCCTCGACGAGACAGCTCGCGAGTGTTCGGCTTTGCGACGTCGCCTGCAAGAGGAACAGGATCGTTTCCGGGAGCTTACCGCTCACTTGGAGCGCCAGATGCAGACTGCCAAACAGCGGATGGAAGAGGAAATAGCTATCGCTGAAACTGTCCAAGCCGAGCTGAAGAATGCTCGTGATGAGCTGGAGATTAAGTCGAGAAAGATCGATGACCTCAGCAGGAAGCTTCAGGAAACTCTCTCGCCGAATGATGAAGATAACCCCGTAACGCAAGCTCACAAGAAGATTCGAGAATTAGAGCAGAAGCTAAACGAAACTGATATTGAAATCGAATCTTTACGAAAGGAGTTGGCAACTGCTAAGGAACATGTCAAACAATATTGTAATATGTCGGAGTCCTCTGAGAAGGAGTTGAAGGATCTCAGTGAACTGTACAACAGCTACAAGACGAAAACCGAAGGTGAGTTGGACACGCTTAAGAAAAGTGAGACCGACCTTAAAGCTCAGGTCGAAGAACTGCGAACGGAAATTTCACTGAAGAAAACGGGCGAACAGCTGACCTCTTCCACTGACAGCGAATCCGTACTGCACAAAGCCCAGTTGGAGTTGAAGGATGCTCTCGAGAAAATAAGTGAGAACAACCGAGATCTTCGTGACTTGCGCGAGAAGAATAACTCCCTAATGGAACAGCTTCAGCTGGCCGAGCAGAAATATGCCAACGAAATGGTTCAGCATTCGTCCGACATTCAGCAGCTAGCGAACTTGAAGGAAGAATTCCAAAAAACTAAACTTCAGTTTGATGAACTTAAACAGGCTCGCGACCAGGCGGTGGAACGTGTCAAAACGAACGAAGAATGCTGGCACAATCGGGAGGAGATTATGAAGAAAGAAATCGACCAGCTGGAGGAACGGTTGGCCGATTTGAATTCCCAGAATGCTGCTCTGCACGATCAAATTCAAAGCCTCAGCACTAAGCTTTCGATTACGGCAGCGCAAGCATTGGAGCAGTCGAATGAAAAGGCAGAAAAAATTGAAGAATCGATGAACGATAGTGCGACCATCAACGAAGACAATTCCCTAATGAACCGCTCGATTTCTGATGAAGAGAAACGTTCGGTCGATCAACTGTTGCAAATCATTAAATATCTCCGAAAGGAGAAGGACATTGCGGTTGCACAATTCGACATTTTGCGTTCGGAGAACGTGCGAGTCCGTTCCGAGTTGATGATGTTCCAGAAAAAGCTGGAAGAATCGCAAGCAGAGCTGAATATCGAACGGGAGAAATCCGAGACCGGTGTTGTAGCGACTGCCAAGCACGAAGAAATCCTTAGGAAGCTGGAAACACTGAATGCGATTACTGATAGTAATCGAAGCCTGCGAGAGGAGCGTGACagtttaaacaaaaaaatcaagGATTTGTCCGAACGTTTGCTGAAAGCAGAAGATGAACTGTTCCCGTTACAGGAGAAGGTTCGGGAGTTGAGCGTTAAAATTGAATCAGCTACCAGCGAAAACTCGACACTCCGTCTGGAAGCCACACGCTGGAGGCAGCGCGCCAATTTGCTGATCGAACGATCGAACAAAACAAGTCCTGAGGATTGGAAACGATTGCAGACCGAACGTGAAAACCTTGCTAAAATGTTGACTAACGAAAAAGAATTGCTCAAAAAGTCAAACGAGGAGCTGAATTCTATAAGGATTGAGAAGGGTAAACTGGAAACGGAAGTCACCAATCTTACCAAGCAGTTGGGAGGCTCAAGCGACCAGAACAAAAAATACGCAGATGAGCTGGATGTTTTGCGTCAAGCAGGTGCTAAAATGACTGTAGAGATTGGGGAGGTAAAGTCCACACTCTCGAAGAGGGATGAAGACTTGAAAAAGCTCACAGAAGAATTGGCCAACAAAGAAGAACAGTTGACCGATGCCAAGAACAAGGAACAGCAAATTCGAAAGATTGCCAAACGCTACAAGGATTCGTATCTTAAACTGGAGAACGAagtgaaagaaaagaaaaatgagaacgAAAAGACTGCAACTGAAGGTGGAGCAGCGGAAACAGCCGGAGAAGGAGGTAGCAACGAGTCCGATAACGTAACTGAGAACAACGTGTCTGAATTGAAATCGCAAATTACATCTTCACAAGAAGAGATTGAAAATCTTAGAAAGGAAAATGACACCCTGAAGGGTAAGCTGGAGAAGGCTGAACGTAACCAAGATATTCTAAAGGACGTCAAACATCGAATACTCAGCCTAACTGAAGCGAAAAATAATGTCACTCGCGAGCTGAGTAACGCCAAGGCACAAATACAATCGTTGGAACATGTTCGTGAGGAGAATGAGCTGTTGAAATCTCAATATGAAGGGCGCATCTCAAGGATCACTAAAGAAAATGCTGATCAAGACAAGGAAAAGGCAGATGCCATCACGCGATTGACACGGGAAAATGAACAGCTGACTATTCGACTGAATCAATTAACTCGTCAATTAGGTTTGCAACAGGTCTCGAAGCCATCAACCAGTGCTTCGGGATCGTCGGAGAAAGCATCGACTGAAAGTCCGAGAACAGCCAATGTTAAGCCGATCCCCGGTCCGAGTAGCGCTCAACAATCGGCCACGGTAACACCTCGCCGCGGCAGTGAAACGCCATTGGCCAGTATTCGTCCCATGTCCGTTCAAGCTAGTAGTCGTACGGCAGCCGTTCTACCTACTAGTCAGACCTCGAATAACGTGGCCATCGTTCAAGGTTCATCGTCCTCATCATCTTCGAATACTGGCACAAGTGTCACTGCGTTGGTTCCACCGCAGCAGCAAGTACACACCACCGGCAGCAACAACAATTCAAACGAGTCGATGTCCTCCTCTCCAACCAGTTCGCACACGGACTACATGCCGGCCACTAGCTCAGCCAACGTTGCCGTCGCCGCTGTTCCGCCAATGGGAACAGCTTCAACATCTTCCTCTACGGCCGAGAGTAGCTCGCAGCAAGAGAACGAAAGTCTGCCGGCTCAGCAGCCCAACGAACCGGGGCCCTCTCAAATGCACGTTTCTGCTGGGCAGCAGCTTTCCTCCCAAGCGGTGGCACTGGTTTCTCCGCACATCGAAGGATCACCAGCTCAAACCGGTAGTACTTCCGCTCAGGTGGCACAGTCTTCGCCTCAGTTGCAACAATCGGTCCAGGAACAGCAAAATCCTGCCCCCAGCACCAGTGGATCGTCCTCAAAC ACGCAGCAGCTAGCACTAAGCAGCCACCATCAGGCATCCACCTCGAGCAACACTGTGACTACTTCCCAAGTGACCGCCGGTCACAAGCGTCCCCGCGATGTAGAAGGGGACAGTTCCACCGATACAGTCGAGCAGCTGAGTGAAAAATCGGCTCCCGTCAACAAACGCACTCGCATGCAGGGCGGGGAAACATTCCAG GGCGTCAGCGAGTCCGGTTTGGATGTTGAGTATCAAGTACCAACATCGTCCCAACGAGATCAAGAGGATGACATCATCGTTGTGGACTCTGAGGAAGACGAAGAAGGTATGGCGGATGACGGAACTGCCGATGAAGGTACAGCTGAAGCAGACGATGGCCCTTTTGAAGGTTATGAAGGAGAAGAAGCATATGAGCAAGATGAACCGGAAATAGCGGGTAATTATGACGAAGGTGAAGGCCCTGACATTGACGAAGACAACGTTCAATCGGCAAATAACGAGGTCGATGTGGACGATGACAATGAAGTTCCTAATCAGTCCGGAACGTCCTCCACGACTTCGAGTGCCCAAGTGGCACCGGACGTAGAAACGTCCAGCACAAGCGTCGGTCAAAGTAGCAACGCAGGCCCTTCAACATCGTCTGATGGACAGCCTAGCGAAAGTAGTAGCCAGCCGAACTCGAATGAGGTTCAACAAATTCAGAGCATTACCAGTGGCAGTGGTGAACCATCGGGCCCATCCACTTCTTCCGCTTCGTCAACGGCGGCTACGGTAGCTGCGTCAACTTCAGCTTCCACTACTTCATCTTCCACGTCGGCGTCCTCGGCAACGGCCGCTGCTGCTTCCTCGGCCACTTCCCAGACCATGGCTGCATCACCGTCGCAGAGCCGACGACAGGTCAATCCACTTGCCcgtcagcaacagcagcagctcatgttgatgcagcaaaactatgaCGAAAGCGCTGACGATCGCATTGTGCCCAGCACGCCAACTCTATATGTACCGCGACGGACCGACGG GACGTAA